In the genome of Pseudanabaena mucicola str. Chao 1806, the window GCATAGAAAGTAAAAGCATTGGTTGTTTTTATTTTAGCAAAAATTAATTTTATTCATAAATGTAGATACAGTTATGCAACACCGTAGTTGGTGTAGGGGAGGATTTTTACAGTCGATTATTGACATTTAAAATAGTCAGACCAATAATTTCATCATTTTGATAGCGGATCAAAATATCGTCATCTGTGAGTTCACTATCATCGGCAGGAAGTGCGGGTTGATGAAAATTGA includes:
- a CDS encoding DUF2283 domain-containing protein; the encoded protein is MPLNPLKIPSYLNLANAIKNLPKKNTWTFYDVEADVLYINFHQPALPADDSELTDDDILIRYQNDEIIGLTILNVNNRL